One window of Spirochaetota bacterium genomic DNA carries:
- a CDS encoding OFA family MFS transporter, whose protein sequence is MEKKLINRWGMVLVAFIMMLCVGGVYAWSLYNIPLLKANPSWDLGGVALTFGITIIFMCIAGIIGGGIYDKVGPRKVATAGAILFGIGLMLSSTVAQMWQLYLYYGVLAGLGTGLIYGPALATCIKWFPDKRGLISGIAVTGFGAGAMLSKPIVLSLIASYGVGSTFLYLGIAYFIILLVAAQLLTTPPVDYRPSGWTPPVGSAVAENVNFTTGQMVKTKQFYLIWLMFHFGCIAGLLVISVAVNIGTDLVKLDAVVAANVVVAIALFNSMGRIIWGAISDKIGRIRALTAMFALMALAMFLMSHIEMNYVSFLALGSLVGFCFGGFLATFPALTTDYFGTENMGKNYGAVIFAFGVAGIVGTRLAGKFEFTQAFTIAFVLCLIAVVMAFFVNKPQLKES, encoded by the coding sequence GTGGAGAAAAAATTAATCAATCGTTGGGGTATGGTTTTAGTAGCATTTATTATGATGCTGTGCGTAGGGGGAGTTTACGCCTGGAGCTTGTATAATATTCCTTTATTAAAAGCGAATCCGAGTTGGGATTTGGGAGGTGTAGCCTTAACTTTCGGGATTACTATTATCTTTATGTGTATAGCGGGAATAATTGGTGGCGGGATCTATGATAAGGTAGGCCCCAGAAAGGTTGCTACGGCAGGTGCGATATTATTTGGTATCGGGTTAATGTTATCCAGTACTGTTGCACAAATGTGGCAACTATATTTATACTATGGTGTTTTAGCCGGTTTGGGGACAGGCCTGATTTATGGTCCTGCATTGGCAACCTGTATAAAATGGTTCCCGGATAAACGCGGTTTAATCAGTGGAATAGCTGTTACAGGCTTCGGCGCTGGTGCAATGTTATCAAAACCTATAGTCTTATCTCTCATAGCAAGTTATGGGGTGGGCAGTACCTTTTTGTATTTAGGTATAGCGTATTTTATCATTCTTCTGGTAGCAGCTCAATTGCTGACCACGCCCCCAGTCGATTACAGGCCTTCGGGCTGGACACCGCCAGTTGGATCGGCAGTGGCTGAAAACGTGAATTTTACAACCGGGCAGATGGTCAAAACTAAACAGTTCTATTTAATTTGGCTTATGTTTCATTTTGGCTGTATAGCGGGTCTTCTGGTAATCAGTGTAGCCGTAAATATTGGAACGGATTTAGTTAAACTGGATGCGGTTGTTGCCGCTAATGTTGTAGTCGCAATAGCTTTATTTAATTCAATGGGAAGAATTATTTGGGGTGCTATTTCAGACAAAATTGGCAGAATCCGGGCATTAACGGCAATGTTTGCTTTGATGGCATTGGCAATGTTTTTGATGAGCCATATCGAAATGAATTATGTAAGCTTTTTAGCTCTGGGTTCATTGGTAGGTTTTTGCTTCGGAGGGTTTTTGGCAACTTTTCCAGCGCTTACGACAGATTATTTTGGCACTGAAAATATGGGGAAAAACTACGGCGCTGTTATATTTGCTTTCGGGGTCGCAGGTATAGTAGGAACCCGTTTAGCCGGTAAATTCGAATTTACTCAAGCATTTACAATTGCTTTTGTCTTATGCCTGATTGCAGTTGTTATGGCTTTTTTTGTCAACAAGCCGCAACTAAAGGAAAGTTAA
- a CDS encoding NAD(P) transhydrogenase subunit alpha — MNFSGLTVGIPREIMEHEFRVAAIPETVKKLVSEGAKVLVEAGAGSGAHFYDDEYRAAGAEIVDDCEKLYAQADIVMKVKEPLYNEAKKKHEVALMKKGQLLVTFLHPASPSNHGMIGDLARQGVTGLTLDGIPRITRAQSMDALTSMSTVAGYKGVIMAADDLTKFLPMVGTAVGVLQPSQVFVVGAGVAGLQALATAKRLGAMVFAADIRPEAAEQAKSLGAKIVDTLVPRDMAVGTGGYALALPDEWLEKERAAIRETVKKSDIVVLSALVPGKIAPILVTEEMVKEMKSGSVIVDIAVDQGGNCEATDPGRTSVKHGVTIIGTKNIPGYVPTSSTWMFAHNIYNLVSYLVKDGKIRIDRSDEIVASTLVTIDGKLVHAGALEAMAAPKKGA; from the coding sequence ATGAATTTCAGCGGACTGACCGTGGGCATACCAAGGGAAATAATGGAGCATGAATTCCGGGTGGCCGCGATACCCGAGACCGTTAAAAAACTCGTCTCCGAAGGCGCGAAGGTGCTGGTCGAGGCCGGAGCGGGAAGCGGCGCCCACTTTTACGACGATGAATATCGCGCCGCCGGCGCCGAGATCGTGGACGACTGCGAGAAACTTTACGCCCAGGCCGACATCGTCATGAAGGTCAAGGAGCCGCTCTACAACGAGGCGAAAAAGAAGCACGAGGTCGCCCTGATGAAGAAGGGACAGCTCCTCGTCACCTTCCTGCACCCGGCCTCGCCCTCCAATCATGGCATGATAGGCGATCTCGCCCGCCAGGGAGTCACAGGTCTCACGCTCGACGGCATTCCGCGCATCACGCGCGCGCAGTCCATGGACGCGCTCACCTCCATGAGCACGGTGGCCGGCTACAAGGGCGTCATAATGGCCGCGGACGACCTCACCAAGTTCCTGCCCATGGTGGGCACGGCGGTGGGCGTCCTCCAGCCCTCGCAGGTCTTCGTTGTGGGCGCGGGCGTGGCGGGACTCCAGGCGCTCGCCACCGCCAAGCGCCTCGGCGCGATGGTCTTCGCCGCCGATATTCGGCCCGAGGCGGCCGAGCAGGCCAAAAGCCTCGGCGCGAAGATCGTGGACACGCTCGTCCCCCGGGACATGGCGGTCGGCACGGGCGGATACGCGCTCGCACTGCCCGACGAGTGGCTCGAAAAGGAGCGCGCGGCGATCCGCGAGACGGTCAAAAAGTCCGATATCGTCGTGCTCTCTGCGCTCGTTCCCGGCAAGATCGCGCCCATACTCGTCACGGAAGAGATGGTTAAAGAGATGAAGTCCGGCTCGGTGATCGTGGACATCGCCGTGGACCAGGGCGGCAACTGCGAGGCGACCGACCCCGGCCGCACCAGCGTAAAGCACGGCGTGACGATCATCGGCACCAAGAACATTCCCGGCTACGTTCCGACGAGCTCGACATGGATGTTCGCGCATAACATCTACAACCTCGTTTCGTATCTCGTAAAGGATGGAAAGATACGCATCGACCGGAGCGACGAGATCGTGGCCTCAACGCTCGTAACGATCGACGGCAAACTGGTGCACGCCGGTGCGCTCGAGGCGATGGCGGCCCCGAAGAAGGGGGCCTGA
- a CDS encoding DUF362 domain-containing protein, with translation MEKLESKHCTPCRAGAPYKRNPANYNFFLVFNDDAAICCRNQIKIKIRGETDMKATVIVKKLDTPHQREPFTRFMPLGDGMPGAVRDAVGSIFDELGGASLLKESREVYIKPNAVDAKPYSHTRVEVLREIISYWKRAGAKKIYLFENATQANFTRLVYRAAGYTRLCRETGTVPVFLDEERGHALSFTGRTPASAANPDGYDLTSFLMPDTVMKLIRERERHLYINVPKLKTHSMGVVTLGVKNQWGFPMQRSRGYDHNYNLPHKLVDILGYIRPDVTLIEGVEGTIHGHYFATALADRQVKPFCVMLASTNVVAADIVGARVFGLGIKDVPHLALAIERGLSNGVKSERDISLSGDLKSLKNIDLIGDMPASGHYPWDLYPLFPDDVRIVKGTKLACREGCVNNPLCAMQTMYLDTAGKGGWTLLMGKGHDEATIGSISGRVLVAGHCAVGEVSERLIRRLGRKNVYLSGECNDLSATAEALFHLMKVNPATYVPVNPLVTFFEYLTARLKGSTSRVPHPFSHVLKRV, from the coding sequence ATGGAAAAGCTCGAATCGAAACACTGCACTCCCTGCAGGGCCGGTGCGCCATACAAAAGAAATCCCGCCAATTACAATTTTTTTCTGGTTTTTAACGACGACGCCGCTATATGCTGTCGCAATCAGATAAAGATAAAAATTCGCGGGGAAACCGATATGAAAGCCACCGTCATCGTCAAAAAGCTCGACACACCGCACCAGAGGGAGCCCTTCACGCGCTTCATGCCGCTGGGTGACGGAATGCCGGGCGCGGTCCGCGACGCTGTCGGGAGTATTTTCGACGAGCTCGGCGGAGCCTCTCTCCTTAAAGAGAGCCGCGAGGTGTACATCAAGCCCAACGCCGTCGATGCCAAGCCCTACAGCCACACCAGGGTCGAGGTGCTTCGCGAGATCATATCCTACTGGAAACGCGCCGGCGCTAAAAAGATATACCTCTTCGAAAACGCCACGCAGGCGAACTTCACCCGGCTGGTCTACCGCGCCGCGGGCTACACCCGCCTCTGCCGCGAGACCGGCACCGTGCCCGTGTTCCTCGACGAGGAGAGGGGCCACGCGCTCTCCTTCACCGGCCGCACACCGGCCTCCGCCGCCAATCCGGACGGCTACGACCTCACCTCGTTCCTTATGCCCGACACCGTCATGAAGCTCATTCGCGAGCGCGAAAGGCACCTCTACATCAACGTGCCGAAGCTCAAGACCCACTCCATGGGCGTGGTGACGCTCGGCGTTAAAAACCAGTGGGGCTTCCCTATGCAGCGCAGCCGCGGCTATGACCACAACTACAACCTGCCGCACAAACTCGTCGACATACTCGGCTACATCCGGCCCGATGTCACGCTCATCGAGGGGGTGGAGGGCACGATCCACGGCCACTACTTCGCCACGGCGCTCGCCGACCGTCAGGTCAAGCCATTTTGCGTCATGTTGGCGAGCACCAATGTCGTCGCCGCCGACATAGTGGGCGCTCGCGTCTTCGGCCTTGGCATAAAGGATGTGCCGCACCTCGCGCTCGCGATTGAGCGCGGCCTCTCGAACGGCGTAAAGAGCGAGCGTGATATTTCCCTTAGCGGCGACCTTAAAAGCCTGAAGAACATCGACCTCATCGGCGACATGCCGGCCTCCGGGCACTATCCCTGGGACCTCTATCCGCTCTTTCCGGACGACGTGCGCATTGTGAAGGGAACGAAGCTCGCCTGCCGCGAGGGCTGCGTCAACAATCCGCTCTGCGCCATGCAGACGATGTACCTCGACACCGCGGGCAAAGGAGGCTGGACTCTCCTGATGGGAAAGGGACACGACGAGGCTACGATCGGCTCCATCAGCGGGCGGGTGCTCGTCGCCGGGCACTGCGCCGTCGGGGAGGTTTCCGAACGGCTCATCCGCCGGCTCGGCCGGAAAAATGTCTACCTGAGCGGCGAGTGCAACGACCTCTCGGCCACCGCCGAGGCACTGTTTCATTTAATGAAGGTCAACCCGGCAACGTACGTGCCTGTGAATCCGCTCGTCACGTTTTTCGAGTACCTCACCGCGCGTCTGAAGGGCTCGACCTCGCGCGTACCGCATCCGTTTTCGCATGTGCTGAAGCGGGTATGA
- a CDS encoding NAD(P) transhydrogenase subunit alpha, with protein sequence MGFLVLVGVFLVSAAVGYRLISNVPSLLHTPLMSGMNALSGVTVLGALVAAALALHSGSRILGIAAIVLATINVVGGFLVTDRMLRMFRQGK encoded by the coding sequence ATGGGCTTCCTGGTGCTCGTCGGGGTATTCCTTGTTTCGGCCGCGGTCGGCTACAGGCTCATCAGCAATGTCCCCTCCCTGCTGCACACGCCGCTGATGTCGGGCATGAACGCCCTCTCGGGCGTTACGGTGCTCGGCGCGCTCGTCGCGGCGGCGCTCGCGCTTCACTCCGGAAGCAGGATACTGGGCATCGCCGCGATCGTACTCGCCACTATAAACGTCGTCGGCGGCTTCCTCGTCACCGACCGGATGCTTCGCATGTTCAGACAGGGGAAGTGA
- a CDS encoding transposase translates to MTNADNRALHMGVTDDFKPIIGTESEVFFCTAEYLASGYFHKSQITAVNHAKKTVMFRYKSWLDVRAKEKSYKTVTMDVYEFMAKMLHFLPKKHQKMIRYYGIYAHGVVEKLQTSTSAT, encoded by the coding sequence GTGACAAACGCCGACAACAGGGCCCTCCACATGGGCGTTACCGACGACTTTAAGCCGATTATCGGTACGGAAAGCGAAGTATTTTTCTGCACCGCGGAGTATCTTGCATCCGGCTATTTCCATAAGAGCCAGATTACGGCCGTGAATCACGCGAAGAAGACCGTCATGTTCCGCTACAAGAGCTGGCTCGATGTACGCGCCAAGGAGAAAAGCTACAAAACCGTCACCATGGATGTATACGAGTTCATGGCCAAAATGCTCCACTTTCTGCCGAAAAAGCACCAGAAGATGATCCGCTACTACGGCATCTACGCGCACGGAGTCGTGGAGAAACTCCAAACGAGTACCAGCGCCACCTAA
- a CDS encoding aldehyde ferredoxin oxidoreductase C-terminal domain-containing protein: protein MDKILRIDMGAKGGPKVSEGPLGDYAGLGGRAMTSSVVSKEVPPLCHALGAENKLVIAPGMLTGSAAVISGRLSVGCKSPLTGTIKEANSGGQGGIALARLGYAAVILEGKPPTDDLYKIHISSKGVKVSVDNGLKMLPNYDLVNKMKAEFGEKIVCISIGPAGEMKLGSASVAVTDMETRPSRHAGRGGVGAVMGAKGVKVIVIDTADTKIRQPKDAEKFKEANRKFTEGLRSHAVTGQALPKFGTNVLTNILCEAGGYPTYNFKEGTYKDGAKISGETFAEIETKRGGKATQGCHTGCVIQCSGTYVDKDGNFISKQPEYETVWAHGGNCGICDPDTIARLDFMDDNFGVDTIEMGVAIGVAMEAGLIPFGDGEGALKLVEEVGKGTPLGRILGSGAEVTGKAFGVERIPVVKGQAMPAYDPRTVQGIGVTYATSTMGADHTAGYAVATNILKVGGFVDPLKPEGQVELSRNLQIATAAIDSTGMCLFIAFAVLDQPETFQALVDMINAFYGLSLTGDDVTALGKNILSMERDFNAKAGFTAGHDRLPRFFSTEKLPPHNLTWTMKDEELDRVFNW from the coding sequence ATGGACAAGATTCTCAGGATCGACATGGGAGCCAAGGGAGGGCCTAAAGTCAGCGAAGGGCCCCTTGGCGATTACGCGGGCCTCGGCGGGCGGGCGATGACCTCGTCCGTGGTATCGAAGGAAGTGCCTCCCCTGTGCCATGCATTGGGGGCGGAGAACAAGCTGGTTATCGCGCCGGGCATGCTCACCGGTTCGGCGGCGGTTATCTCCGGACGCCTTTCGGTTGGATGTAAAAGTCCTCTTACCGGTACCATTAAGGAAGCGAACTCGGGGGGGCAGGGCGGAATCGCGCTCGCCCGTCTTGGTTATGCCGCCGTGATACTGGAAGGGAAGCCCCCCACGGACGACCTGTATAAGATCCATATCAGCAGCAAGGGCGTTAAGGTCTCGGTGGACAACGGCCTCAAGATGCTTCCCAACTACGATCTCGTAAATAAAATGAAGGCCGAGTTCGGCGAGAAGATCGTCTGCATCTCCATCGGACCGGCCGGGGAGATGAAGCTCGGTTCGGCGTCCGTGGCGGTCACCGACATGGAGACACGCCCGAGCAGGCACGCGGGCCGCGGGGGCGTCGGCGCAGTGATGGGCGCCAAGGGCGTGAAGGTCATCGTGATCGACACCGCCGACACCAAAATACGCCAGCCGAAGGACGCGGAAAAATTCAAGGAAGCCAACAGGAAGTTTACCGAGGGGCTGCGCTCGCACGCGGTGACAGGGCAGGCCCTGCCGAAGTTCGGGACGAACGTCCTCACTAACATACTTTGCGAGGCGGGGGGATATCCCACCTACAACTTCAAGGAAGGCACGTATAAGGACGGGGCCAAGATAAGCGGCGAGACCTTCGCCGAGATCGAGACCAAACGCGGAGGAAAGGCGACTCAAGGGTGCCACACCGGCTGCGTCATCCAGTGTTCGGGGACCTATGTCGACAAGGACGGCAACTTCATCTCCAAGCAGCCCGAGTACGAGACCGTATGGGCACATGGCGGCAACTGCGGCATCTGCGATCCCGATACCATCGCAAGGCTCGATTTTATGGACGATAACTTCGGGGTCGACACCATCGAGATGGGCGTGGCAATCGGCGTCGCCATGGAGGCGGGGCTCATACCCTTCGGCGACGGAGAGGGCGCGCTGAAACTGGTGGAGGAGGTCGGAAAAGGCACACCGCTCGGCCGTATCCTCGGAAGCGGCGCGGAGGTGACGGGCAAGGCCTTTGGCGTGGAGCGCATACCGGTCGTCAAGGGCCAGGCGATGCCGGCCTACGACCCGCGCACGGTGCAGGGAATCGGTGTGACCTACGCCACCAGCACCATGGGCGCCGACCACACGGCCGGTTATGCCGTGGCCACCAACATCCTCAAAGTCGGCGGGTTCGTCGATCCGCTGAAGCCGGAAGGACAGGTGGAGCTCTCGCGAAACCTGCAGATCGCCACGGCGGCGATCGATTCAACGGGGATGTGCCTTTTCATCGCCTTCGCGGTGCTCGACCAGCCCGAAACCTTCCAGGCCCTGGTGGACATGATCAACGCATTCTACGGACTTTCGCTTACCGGGGACGATGTCACCGCGCTCGGCAAGAATATCCTCTCGATGGAGCGCGACTTCAACGCGAAGGCGGGGTTCACCGCCGGGCACGACCGCCTGCCGCGCTTCTTCTCCACCGAGAAGCTGCCGCCGCATAACCTCACCTGGACAATGAAGGACGAGGAGCTGGACCGGGTCTTCAACTGGTAA
- a CDS encoding patatin family protein has protein sequence MNSKNRSALVVEGGGMRGVFSAGVLNSFGTSGFDPFDLYIGVSAGACNLAAHLAQQHERNYHVTVNYSATAGFINPLRFISGGHYMDLDWLWDITIRECRLDLERIFSGLYDKGKEYLVAATSLDSGLPLYLKPDRSNLEHYIKISSSLPVLYRNILYADSVPALDGGIADPIPVIEAYKRGANEITIIRSRPSSYIKKKSPLSFLFPLFFRKYPGLADAMQRRHRVYMDAVDFIKNPPAGVEIYEIAPPEGLNVGRATKDVHLLGAAYKSGINSGKWFIKSRE, from the coding sequence ATGAATAGTAAAAACAGATCGGCACTTGTAGTTGAGGGGGGCGGTATGAGGGGAGTATTCTCCGCCGGAGTGCTTAATTCTTTCGGCACATCAGGATTTGATCCCTTTGATCTGTACATAGGAGTCTCGGCCGGGGCATGCAACCTGGCCGCGCATCTTGCACAACAGCACGAAAGAAATTATCACGTAACAGTAAATTACTCCGCCACAGCCGGATTTATAAATCCGCTGAGGTTTATTTCCGGAGGTCATTATATGGATCTCGACTGGCTCTGGGATATTACAATCAGGGAGTGCAGGCTTGATCTTGAACGGATTTTCAGCGGGCTCTATGATAAAGGGAAAGAGTACTTAGTGGCTGCAACATCACTCGATTCCGGATTGCCGCTTTATCTCAAGCCGGACAGGTCAAATCTTGAACATTATATAAAGATCTCAAGTTCGCTCCCTGTACTCTACCGGAATATTCTTTATGCGGATTCTGTCCCTGCACTTGACGGGGGAATTGCTGATCCGATACCCGTTATCGAAGCATATAAGCGTGGGGCGAATGAGATTACAATTATACGTTCCCGTCCGTCCAGTTATATAAAAAAAAAGAGTCCTCTATCATTTCTTTTTCCATTATTTTTTAGAAAGTATCCCGGTTTGGCGGATGCTATGCAGAGACGCCACAGGGTTTATATGGATGCTGTTGATTTTATAAAAAATCCACCGGCCGGTGTTGAAATATATGAGATAGCTCCACCAGAAGGTCTTAATGTCGGCAGGGCAACAAAGGATGTTCACCTCCTGGGCGCGGCCTATAAGTCGGGAATAAATTCCGGGAAGTGGTTTATTAAGAGCAGAGAGTAG
- a CDS encoding radical SAM/SPASM family putative metalloenzyme maturase: MLTRPNPALKEHPSKLFVEITTRCNLRCAMCVKQSGAACLPEGDLSRAHFASLEECMGGLDALVLNGIGEPLLHPDLEYFIGRAGSLMPAHSWVGFQTNGFLLDQRRADSIMGAGARRVCVSVDAVSAKTFSAVRGVGDPSVVGSALAALARAAGEQGRGDFMPGIEFVAMRENIVELPAVMEWGARLGIRFAIITQLLPYQPAMLSGTAYDTSTDAALVFYEKWRHQALAEKIDISRYFNVFMKFIRDDSEERIVRHVDAMVADAAAHGISLNLNSLMARDEAMLTGVQKALEQAERIARENGIELTLPGTVPKSVRRCDFVEEGSVFVSWDGKVHPCHFLWHRFQCYLGGVENNIKPMVFGDLGRDGILAIWNAAEFRTFRENVIRYNFPFCYDCSLALCDLVQTEDFEQDCYITGVPCASCLWCTGLFHCLR, from the coding sequence GTGCTGACGCGTCCGAATCCGGCACTGAAAGAACACCCCTCGAAGCTCTTCGTCGAGATTACGACCAGGTGCAACCTGCGCTGTGCGATGTGTGTGAAGCAGAGCGGCGCCGCGTGCCTTCCTGAAGGCGACCTCTCGCGCGCGCACTTCGCCTCGCTCGAGGAGTGCATGGGGGGCCTCGATGCGCTGGTGCTTAACGGTATCGGCGAGCCGTTGCTCCATCCGGACCTCGAATACTTCATCGGCCGCGCCGGGTCGCTCATGCCGGCACACTCGTGGGTGGGATTTCAAACCAACGGATTTCTTCTGGACCAGCGGCGCGCCGATTCGATTATGGGAGCGGGCGCGCGACGCGTCTGCGTTTCGGTCGACGCCGTGTCCGCAAAGACCTTCAGCGCCGTGCGCGGCGTCGGCGACCCTTCCGTCGTCGGGAGTGCGCTCGCGGCGCTTGCAAGGGCCGCGGGCGAACAGGGGCGCGGCGACTTTATGCCGGGAATCGAGTTCGTGGCGATGCGCGAAAACATCGTAGAGCTTCCCGCGGTGATGGAGTGGGGGGCGCGCCTGGGCATACGCTTCGCCATCATCACCCAGCTTCTGCCGTACCAGCCCGCGATGCTTTCCGGAACCGCATACGACACCAGCACCGACGCGGCACTCGTGTTTTACGAAAAATGGCGGCATCAGGCGCTCGCCGAAAAGATCGACATCTCCCGCTATTTCAACGTGTTCATGAAATTCATCCGCGATGATTCCGAGGAGCGGATCGTACGGCACGTAGACGCGATGGTCGCCGACGCCGCCGCCCACGGGATATCCCTCAACCTCAACTCCCTCATGGCGCGGGACGAAGCGATGCTCACCGGTGTGCAAAAGGCGCTGGAGCAGGCCGAACGCATCGCCCGCGAGAACGGCATCGAGCTCACGCTTCCCGGCACGGTGCCGAAAAGCGTTCGCCGCTGCGACTTCGTTGAAGAGGGCTCCGTTTTCGTATCCTGGGACGGAAAGGTCCACCCCTGCCATTTCCTCTGGCACCGCTTCCAGTGCTACCTGGGCGGTGTTGAGAACAACATTAAGCCGATGGTTTTCGGCGACCTGGGCCGCGATGGCATCCTCGCCATATGGAACGCGGCGGAATTCCGCACATTCAGGGAAAACGTCATCCGCTACAATTTCCCCTTCTGCTACGACTGCAGCCTTGCGCTGTGCGACCTTGTCCAGACCGAAGACTTCGAACAGGACTGTTACATCACCGGAGTCCCGTGCGCCTCCTGCCTGTGGTGCACGGGCCTCTTCCACTGCCTGCGGTGA
- a CDS encoding MoaD/ThiS family protein: MNEITVTVKLFATLREGRFDIRTMNMVSGASVADVVRVLGIPEEEVSLILVNHRHHEMDHVLGNGETLALFPPVGGG, from the coding sequence ATGAATGAAATCACTGTTACGGTGAAACTCTTCGCAACGCTGCGCGAGGGGCGGTTCGATATCAGGACTATGAACATGGTATCCGGGGCATCGGTCGCCGATGTGGTGCGCGTTCTTGGAATTCCCGAGGAAGAGGTATCGCTGATCCTGGTCAACCACCGGCACCATGAGATGGACCACGTGCTCGGCAACGGTGAGACGCTCGCGCTCTTTCCGCCCGTGGGGGGGGGCTGA
- a CDS encoding GNAT family N-acyltransferase yields MEYEQHSRILETNRTDSSIGALLMRPYMMPLMGFRAKVGLFMDKGEYIVKAAEDQHELAQALRLRHDVFIVELLGRKKFFGIDMDRYDMMCDHLLVMDKRSGECVGTYRLNSSRYSTEFYSQTEFDLGTLPGLPDEKLEIGRACIRQEYRKSNMMGLLWEGIYAYLAKIQARYVFGCSSITTTEPLQIALVHRYLTSSGFHRTDLGIQPRKKYLVKDLESNMKVIDLLGEAAVKEAASKLVPRLIQDYFTFGARICGEPAVDKNFKCMDVFTILDMKNLNDSYREERFVK; encoded by the coding sequence ATGGAATACGAACAGCATTCGCGAATACTGGAAACCAATAGAACCGACAGCAGTATAGGGGCGCTGCTCATGCGTCCGTACATGATGCCGCTCATGGGATTCAGGGCCAAAGTAGGCCTGTTCATGGACAAGGGAGAGTATATAGTCAAGGCCGCCGAAGACCAGCACGAGCTCGCACAGGCGCTGCGGCTCCGGCACGACGTGTTCATCGTGGAGCTCCTCGGCAGGAAAAAATTCTTCGGCATCGACATGGACCGCTACGACATGATGTGCGACCACCTGCTTGTGATGGACAAGCGGAGCGGTGAGTGTGTCGGGACCTACCGGCTCAATTCGAGCAGGTACTCTACGGAATTTTACTCGCAGACGGAGTTCGATCTGGGGACGCTGCCCGGCCTTCCGGATGAGAAGCTGGAGATCGGCAGGGCGTGCATCCGGCAGGAGTACCGCAAGAGCAACATGATGGGCCTGCTCTGGGAAGGGATTTACGCCTACCTTGCGAAGATACAGGCGCGCTACGTGTTCGGGTGCTCAAGCATCACGACCACGGAGCCTTTGCAGATCGCCCTGGTACACCGTTACCTGACAAGTTCCGGGTTCCACAGGACCGACCTGGGCATTCAGCCCCGCAAGAAATACCTGGTGAAGGATCTCGAAAGCAACATGAAGGTGATCGACCTGCTCGGGGAAGCGGCCGTCAAGGAGGCGGCAAGCAAACTGGTACCGAGGCTGATCCAAGACTATTTCACCTTCGGTGCCAGGATATGCGGTGAGCCCGCCGTCGACAAGAATTTCAAATGCATGGACGTGTTCACTATTCTGGACATGAAGAACCTTAATGACTCGTATAGGGAAGAGAGGTTTGTGAAATAG
- a CDS encoding rubrerythrin family protein, which translates to MSDIKNLHHQAYTGEAKAAIRLKIYADKADQEGYAQIAKLFRVISFSEEIHASRSLRALREIKGTEENLAASFESETKVAGLAYEGFIKAAIEAGDAVSETIFSQSKDVEETHAKLYQKAMNHMLDENETDYYVCKVCGYISDFIEPDVCPVCNAKREQFVKM; encoded by the coding sequence ATGTCCGACATTAAAAACCTGCACCACCAGGCGTACACTGGTGAAGCAAAGGCGGCCATCAGGCTGAAGATCTACGCGGATAAAGCCGACCAGGAGGGTTATGCGCAGATAGCGAAACTTTTCCGCGTTATATCATTCTCCGAGGAGATCCATGCTTCGCGCTCCCTTAGAGCGCTCAGGGAAATCAAGGGCACCGAGGAAAACCTTGCTGCGAGCTTCGAATCTGAAACCAAGGTGGCAGGTCTCGCCTATGAAGGGTTTATAAAAGCCGCTATCGAGGCAGGAGACGCTGTTTCCGAGACCATCTTCAGTCAGAGTAAGGACGTGGAAGAAACCCATGCGAAGCTGTACCAGAAAGCAATGAACCATATGCTCGACGAAAACGAAACGGACTATTACGTTTGCAAAGTCTGCGGGTATATCTCTGACTTCATCGAACCGGATGTCTGCCCTGTATGCAACGCGAAAAGAGAGCAATTCGTTAAAATGTGA
- a CDS encoding glutathione peroxidase translates to MKTTGESVYDFEVKAITGFNRSMADYRGKALLIVNTASKCGFTPQLEGLQKLYEKYRGRGFEILGFPSNQFMKQEPGNDDEIQGFCQVNFNVTFPMFSKIEVKGPGAHPLYKHLKNSAPGILGTREIKWNFTKFLVDRAGKVVKRYAPATIPEKIDGDIEKLL, encoded by the coding sequence ATGAAAACGACAGGCGAAAGCGTATATGATTTCGAAGTGAAGGCGATAACGGGTTTTAACAGATCGATGGCTGACTACCGAGGGAAGGCACTCCTGATAGTGAATACCGCCAGCAAGTGTGGTTTCACTCCCCAGCTTGAAGGCCTTCAGAAACTGTATGAAAAATATCGTGGACGTGGTTTCGAAATACTGGGTTTCCCCTCAAACCAGTTCATGAAACAGGAGCCGGGGAATGACGATGAGATACAGGGCTTCTGCCAGGTGAATTTCAACGTAACGTTTCCCATGTTCTCAAAAATTGAGGTAAAGGGGCCTGGTGCTCACCCCCTCTACAAGCATCTCAAAAACAGCGCCCCGGGAATCCTGGGCACACGGGAAATAAAGTGGAACTTCACTAAATTTCTTGTGGACCGTGCGGGGAAAGTGGTGAAAAGATACGCGCCTGCCACAATACCGGAAAAAATTGACGGAGATATCGAGAAGCTGTTATGA